One window of Stigmatella aurantiaca genomic DNA carries:
- a CDS encoding CoA pyrophosphatase has protein sequence MTALFDALETRLSTLPPRALNLPGLVLRESAVLVPLFEREGVTHILFTRRPAHLRNHANQFSFPGGRRDPEDVTPLHTALRETEEELGIHRSRVRVLGMLDEVPTTTSFRIQPFVGVIPGDGQYRPSAEEVEFILEVPLRGLLEPSLYRTEKRTAQGIEYDVDFYTYNTHVVWGATARILRSLLALASEVGPQNWR, from the coding sequence GTGACCGCGCTCTTCGACGCCCTGGAGACCCGGCTCTCCACGCTGCCGCCCCGGGCCCTGAACCTGCCCGGGCTGGTGCTGCGGGAGTCCGCGGTGCTTGTCCCGCTCTTCGAGCGCGAGGGCGTGACGCACATCCTCTTCACGCGGCGCCCCGCCCACCTGCGCAACCACGCCAACCAGTTCTCCTTTCCGGGCGGCCGGAGAGACCCGGAGGACGTGACGCCGCTGCACACCGCGCTCCGGGAGACGGAAGAGGAACTGGGCATTCACCGCTCTCGCGTGCGGGTGCTCGGCATGCTGGACGAGGTGCCCACCACGACGTCCTTCCGCATCCAGCCCTTCGTGGGCGTCATCCCCGGGGATGGGCAGTACCGGCCGAGCGCCGAGGAGGTCGAGTTCATCCTCGAGGTGCCGCTGCGCGGGCTGCTGGAGCCCAGCCTGTACCGCACCGAGAAGCGCACGGCCCAGGGCATCGAGTACGACGTGGACTTCTACACCTACAACACCCACGTCGTCTGGGGCGCCACCGCGCGCATCCTCCGAAGCCTGTTGGCGCTGGCGTCCGAGGTGGGGCCTCAGAACTGGAGGTAG
- a CDS encoding undecaprenyl-diphosphate phosphatase, producing MSLIEAIVLGLVQGLTEFLPISSTAHLRIVPELFGWQDPGAAYSAVIQLGTVAAVLIYFRKDLVQLTAAFFQGLVRRQPFATLESRLAWFVLVGTLPIGVCGLALKKYIESSLRSLYIISGSLIILALILFLVERIASHQRTLKDMRWRDGIIIGLWQALALIPGSSRSGTTLTGALSLGLRREDAARYSFLLSIPATSLAGLFELKHLLEADARPSALALWTGTLVAFGSGWAAIAWLIRYLRTRTTLVFIVYRVALGLALIGLLEAGVLKPLSGVENVAPPEQPVKAQVEKQVTD from the coding sequence ATGAGCCTCATCGAAGCCATCGTCCTGGGACTGGTCCAGGGCCTCACCGAGTTCCTCCCCATCAGCTCCACGGCCCACCTGCGCATCGTGCCGGAGCTGTTCGGCTGGCAGGACCCGGGGGCGGCGTACTCCGCCGTCATCCAGCTGGGCACCGTGGCCGCCGTGCTCATCTACTTCCGCAAGGACCTGGTGCAGCTCACCGCCGCCTTCTTCCAGGGGCTCGTGCGCCGCCAGCCCTTCGCCACCCTCGAGTCCCGGCTGGCGTGGTTCGTCCTGGTGGGGACGCTGCCCATTGGCGTGTGCGGCCTGGCGCTCAAGAAGTACATCGAGAGCTCCCTGCGCTCGCTCTACATCATCTCCGGCAGCCTCATCATCCTGGCCCTCATCCTGTTCCTCGTGGAGCGGATCGCCTCGCACCAGCGCACGCTGAAGGACATGCGCTGGAGGGATGGCATCATCATCGGCCTGTGGCAGGCGCTGGCCCTCATTCCGGGCTCCTCGCGCTCGGGCACCACGCTCACCGGGGCGCTGTCGCTGGGGCTGCGGCGGGAGGATGCCGCGCGCTACTCCTTCCTGCTCTCCATTCCCGCCACCTCGCTGGCGGGCCTCTTCGAGCTCAAGCACCTGCTGGAGGCCGATGCCCGGCCGTCCGCCCTGGCGCTGTGGACCGGCACGCTGGTGGCCTTTGGCTCGGGCTGGGCGGCCATCGCCTGGCTCATCCGCTACCTGCGCACCCGCACCACCCTGGTGTTCATCGTGTACCGGGTGGCCCTGGGGCTGGCGCTGATTGGCCTGCTGGAGGCCGGGGTGCTCAAGCCGCTGTCGGGCGTGGAGAACGTCGCGCCCCCCGAGCAGCCGGTGAAGGCCCAGGTGGAGAAGCAGGTGACGGACTGA
- a CDS encoding YchJ family protein, with amino-acid sequence MPPAPPCPCSSGLRYRQCCAPYHRGQAEPPDAEALMRSRYSAFALREVAYLWRTLHPEHPDRARPEADMLRELRTSAQSHQYPGLAVLDRRPPDAQGVAQVLFFAKVFERGKDRSFVERSDFRHDGTGWRYVSGHLLQLRELPCPPEQLTLATFPS; translated from the coding sequence ATGCCCCCCGCGCCCCCCTGTCCCTGCTCCTCGGGTCTCCGCTACCGCCAGTGCTGTGCCCCCTACCACCGGGGTCAGGCCGAGCCACCGGACGCCGAAGCGCTGATGCGCTCGCGCTACAGCGCCTTCGCGCTCCGGGAGGTGGCCTACCTGTGGAGGACGCTGCACCCGGAACACCCGGACCGCGCCCGCCCCGAGGCGGACATGCTGCGCGAGCTGCGCACCTCCGCGCAGAGCCACCAGTACCCGGGACTCGCCGTGCTGGACCGCAGGCCGCCCGATGCCCAGGGCGTGGCGCAGGTGCTCTTCTTCGCCAAGGTCTTCGAGCGCGGCAAGGACCGCTCCTTCGTGGAGCGGTCGGACTTCCGCCACGATGGGACCGGGTGGCGCTACGTCTCCGGGCACCTGCTCCAGCTGCGGGAGCTGCCCTGCCCACCCGAGCAGCTCACGCTGGCCACCTTCCCCTCCTGA
- the metK gene encoding methionine adenosyltransferase, which translates to MPTDFLFTSESVTEGHPDKIADQISDGVLDAIISKDPQARVAVETLVKTGLAIVAGEVTTNCYVDIPKIVRSTICRIGYTDSSMGYDGHTCGVMVAIEGQSQDIARGVDNKKDQGAGDQGMMFGYACDETPELMPAPIHYAHALTRRLAEVRRKAHPWIRPDGKSQVSVQYIDGRPARIDTVVVSTQHAEEISNKKIHEALREDVIARALPAKLIDKKTKFFINPTGRFVVGGPMGDSGVTGRKIIVDTYGGMGRHGGGAFSGKDPSKVDRSAAYMGRYIAKNVVAAGLARRCEVQVSYAIGVAEPVSVMVETFGTATVPEEKIAQAVRQVFGLRPREIIENLDLLRPIYQKTAAYGHFGRAEKEFTWERTDKKDALREALAGRTRLKAVGSP; encoded by the coding sequence ATGCCTACCGACTTCCTGTTCACGTCCGAATCCGTCACCGAAGGCCACCCGGACAAGATCGCCGATCAGATCTCCGATGGTGTGCTGGATGCCATCATCTCCAAGGATCCCCAGGCGCGCGTCGCCGTGGAGACCCTGGTCAAGACCGGTCTCGCCATCGTCGCGGGCGAGGTGACCACGAACTGCTACGTGGACATTCCGAAGATCGTCCGGAGCACCATCTGCCGCATCGGCTACACCGACAGCTCCATGGGCTATGACGGCCACACCTGCGGCGTCATGGTGGCCATCGAGGGCCAGAGCCAGGACATCGCGCGCGGCGTGGACAACAAGAAGGACCAGGGCGCCGGCGACCAGGGCATGATGTTCGGCTACGCCTGTGACGAGACGCCGGAGCTGATGCCGGCCCCCATCCACTACGCGCACGCGCTCACCCGGCGGCTGGCCGAGGTGCGCCGCAAGGCGCACCCGTGGATCCGTCCGGACGGCAAGAGCCAGGTCTCGGTGCAGTACATCGACGGCCGCCCGGCGCGCATCGACACCGTGGTGGTGTCCACGCAGCACGCCGAGGAGATCTCCAACAAGAAGATCCACGAGGCGCTGCGCGAGGACGTCATCGCCCGCGCGCTGCCGGCCAAGCTCATCGACAAGAAGACCAAGTTCTTCATCAACCCCACGGGCCGCTTCGTGGTGGGTGGCCCCATGGGCGACTCGGGCGTGACGGGCCGGAAGATCATCGTCGACACCTACGGCGGCATGGGCCGTCACGGTGGCGGCGCCTTCTCCGGCAAGGATCCGTCCAAGGTGGACCGCTCCGCGGCGTACATGGGCCGCTACATCGCCAAGAACGTGGTGGCCGCGGGGCTGGCGCGCCGGTGCGAGGTGCAGGTCTCCTACGCCATCGGTGTCGCGGAGCCCGTGAGCGTGATGGTGGAGACGTTCGGCACGGCCACCGTCCCGGAGGAGAAGATTGCCCAGGCGGTGCGCCAGGTGTTCGGCCTGCGTCCGCGCGAAATCATCGAGAACCTGGACCTGCTGCGGCCCATCTACCAGAAGACCGCCGCGTACGGTCACTTCGGCCGCGCCGAGAAGGAGTTCACCTGGGAGCGCACCGACAAGAAGGATGCGCTGCGCGAGGCCCTGGCGGGCCGCACGCGCCTGAAGGCCGTGGGCAGCCCGTAA
- a CDS encoding ABC transporter substrate-binding protein — protein MNVRSRTVPLLAALLLAVPALAAPGEEVAKPVKSMVQSVRYGKDLAAIKFMDGEQQARFLVGEDWEKGTEAQRKEFLQLFQTLFAKIAFPKVRDNFKNLAAINYAEPEVTGNGAKLASTVVIEHPMKKQEIKLKYSLAKDKAAWKVVDVVVLGDSMLTGIRDDQVRPLLKEGGWDALLKAMREKDQELSKVPLK, from the coding sequence ATGAACGTCCGCTCCCGCACCGTCCCCCTTCTGGCAGCCCTCCTCCTGGCCGTCCCCGCGCTCGCCGCGCCGGGCGAGGAGGTGGCCAAGCCCGTGAAGAGCATGGTCCAGTCCGTCCGCTACGGAAAGGACCTGGCCGCCATCAAGTTCATGGATGGCGAGCAGCAGGCGCGCTTCCTGGTGGGCGAGGACTGGGAGAAGGGCACGGAGGCCCAGCGCAAGGAGTTCCTCCAGTTGTTTCAAACGCTCTTCGCGAAGATTGCCTTCCCCAAGGTGCGCGACAACTTCAAGAACCTGGCCGCCATCAACTACGCGGAGCCCGAGGTGACGGGCAATGGCGCCAAGCTGGCCTCCACCGTCGTCATCGAGCACCCGATGAAGAAGCAGGAGATCAAGCTCAAGTACAGCCTGGCCAAGGACAAGGCCGCGTGGAAGGTGGTGGACGTGGTGGTGCTGGGCGACTCCATGCTCACCGGCATCCGGGATGACCAGGTGCGCCCCCTCCTCAAGGAGGGTGGCTGGGACGCGCTGCTCAAGGCGATGCGCGAGAAGGACCAGGAGCTGTCCAAGGTCCCGCTGAAGTAA
- a CDS encoding gliding motility protein yields the protein MRYAPRAPGHAAVRDLCRLLYVIPSEDREARDAWVERCIAWLREPRSASGLHEEEEPQPLAASRLKLLVRVLEGERATRLALSRLVGAVCAEAHGLKLFAQVGLGDHPGFFSELADRVLHRLLPTPPDPERFSDLLHLFPKPGDVTWLESLPAGPLARLLAMVGEPPPPLPDPGMVFRSYLVDALTLLGARIAAQGLTEEVRDRSPGMAFRASPFLRLRRACDSVLARNAAPDTLQELETAVAGCRSVTDTVTQHLEASGLSVKLVYRLDSIQGGLDRMEAIARVLGAAPGEDRCREGLTLILHLLRQAHEERSVRELAKTRLRLMARTTIERVGHSGEHPLISTRTEFHGMVHSASGGGLLAAVTAALSLFISKLSLAPFFEGLLATLNYASSFVAMQFLGFTLAARQPSMTAAMLAGAIGGKGPRPGRMERLEELIPCLTRSQLAALLGNLSCVLLASVGLTLVFHQFTGRPLLEPGQAQAVMDSLHPWRSATLAWAALTGVLLWASSLASGWLENFFVYRRLPEALAHHRGLQKLLGDTGAHDFAGFMLRHVAGLGGGVTLGLLLALVPEVGSFFGLPLEIRHVTLSLGALALAGGALGAQSVLTWGFLAALLGTLGIAALNIGVSFALALTVALRARDVSSQESWRLMRWVGLRLLKEPRSFLLPPASTPAPVAPPEPVAAPAQPEG from the coding sequence GTGAGGTACGCCCCGCGCGCCCCGGGGCACGCGGCGGTCCGGGACTTGTGCCGCTTGCTGTACGTCATCCCCAGCGAGGACCGGGAGGCCCGGGATGCGTGGGTGGAGCGCTGCATCGCCTGGTTGCGCGAGCCGCGCTCCGCCTCGGGCCTCCATGAGGAAGAGGAGCCGCAGCCCCTGGCCGCCTCCCGGCTGAAGCTGCTGGTGCGCGTGCTGGAGGGCGAGCGCGCCACGCGGCTGGCCCTGTCCCGGCTGGTGGGCGCCGTCTGCGCCGAGGCCCATGGCCTGAAGCTCTTCGCCCAGGTGGGGCTGGGGGACCACCCGGGCTTCTTCTCCGAGCTGGCGGACCGCGTGCTGCACCGGCTGCTGCCCACGCCGCCCGACCCCGAGCGCTTCTCGGACCTGCTGCACCTGTTTCCCAAGCCCGGGGACGTCACCTGGCTGGAGTCCCTGCCCGCGGGGCCCCTGGCCCGGCTGCTGGCCATGGTGGGCGAGCCGCCGCCCCCGCTGCCCGATCCGGGCATGGTGTTCCGGTCCTACCTGGTGGATGCGCTCACGCTGCTGGGCGCGCGCATCGCCGCCCAGGGCCTGACCGAGGAGGTGCGCGACCGCAGCCCGGGCATGGCCTTCCGCGCCTCGCCCTTCCTGCGCCTGCGCCGCGCCTGCGACAGCGTGCTCGCCCGGAACGCGGCGCCGGACACGCTCCAGGAGCTGGAAACCGCCGTGGCCGGTTGCCGGAGCGTGACGGACACGGTGACGCAGCACCTGGAGGCCTCCGGGCTGAGCGTGAAGCTGGTGTACCGGCTGGACTCCATCCAGGGCGGGCTGGACCGCATGGAGGCCATCGCCCGGGTGCTGGGCGCCGCCCCCGGGGAGGACCGCTGCCGCGAGGGGCTGACGTTGATCCTCCACCTGCTGCGGCAGGCCCACGAGGAGCGCTCCGTGCGCGAGCTGGCGAAGACGCGCCTGCGGCTCATGGCGCGCACCACCATCGAGCGCGTCGGCCACTCGGGCGAACACCCCCTCATCTCCACGCGGACCGAGTTCCACGGCATGGTGCACTCGGCCTCCGGAGGAGGCCTGCTCGCCGCCGTCACCGCCGCCCTGTCCCTCTTCATCAGCAAGCTGTCGCTGGCCCCCTTCTTCGAGGGCCTGCTCGCCACGCTCAACTACGCGAGCAGCTTCGTGGCGATGCAGTTCCTGGGCTTCACGCTGGCCGCCCGGCAACCGTCGATGACGGCCGCCATGCTCGCGGGGGCCATCGGCGGCAAGGGGCCCCGGCCGGGGCGCATGGAGCGGCTGGAGGAGCTCATCCCCTGCCTCACCCGCTCCCAGCTCGCGGCGCTCCTGGGCAACCTGAGCTGTGTCCTGCTCGCCTCGGTGGGGCTGACCCTGGTCTTCCACCAGTTCACGGGCCGCCCGCTCCTGGAGCCCGGGCAGGCCCAGGCGGTGATGGACTCCCTCCACCCGTGGCGCAGCGCCACCCTGGCCTGGGCGGCCCTGACCGGGGTGCTGCTGTGGGCCTCCAGCCTGGCCTCGGGCTGGCTGGAGAACTTCTTCGTCTACCGCCGCCTCCCCGAGGCCCTGGCCCACCACCGGGGCCTCCAGAAGCTGCTGGGGGACACCGGGGCCCATGACTTCGCGGGCTTCATGCTGCGCCATGTGGCCGGCCTGGGCGGCGGGGTGACGCTGGGGCTGCTGCTGGCCCTGGTGCCCGAGGTGGGCTCGTTCTTCGGCCTGCCCCTGGAGATCCGCCACGTCACCCTCTCCCTGGGCGCCCTGGCGCTGGCCGGCGGCGCGCTGGGCGCCCAGTCCGTGCTCACCTGGGGCTTTCTCGCCGCCCTCCTGGGGACGCTGGGCATCGCCGCGCTCAACATCGGCGTCTCCTTCGCCCTGGCCCTGACGGTGGCCCTGCGGGCGCGGGATGTCTCCTCCCAGGAGAGCTGGCGGCTGATGCGGTGGGTGGGGCTGCGCCTGCTGAAGGAGCCCCGCTCGTTCCTCCTGCCCCCCGCCAGCACGCCCGCTCCCGTAGCCCCCCCGGAGCCCGTGGCCGCGCCTGCCCAGCCCGAGGGCTGA
- a CDS encoding efflux RND transporter permease subunit produces MSASPHPPNRFALAYAGLMVRRPGTVLLVILALLAASVWGTLKLTINSNQLDLISQELDEVKDVKRIIDMVGGSGHFMLALRSSDEATLKRVSDDLAAMILADKEHVRSVSHKLPVEFAQQNMVLFVKTEDLAEGKKRIMAYLKDQLRRNNPFFIELKKTEPVKLDLQDLVDKYSSVGKRSIRDDYNISPDRKMIMMLVKPMWDTNEIGRTKDYVDKLNRDLAQYSASNAAGVKLVEDYDLMGDAKTVAYGYTGSYKTSLDDSYAIDESLTPVAFIAFVSILLITIVFFRKWAPTLIVVSGMVIGTLITLGFTYATVGELNMITSILGGILMGFGIDYGIHFVFRTRLELGAGKPYDVAIRDAIINAGRPALVSAVVTSGSFFVLMVSEFRGFSQFGFLAGCGTLILGFTLFAWSPALLSLAGRLNPALPAKLIGTMKPPATSSATGKEIRLPRPGLMLGISTVIVALVCAAAVPWNPAEPPQGKELGFFERLQYGVRFNYNTRALMPAGQPSVRLQDEINERFQISSDPIAVYTKTREEAKEVYDELTQNRQKYPTIDQVVSVYTFVPPPDIAQANAKILEEWQEELKEIDVESLPPEMQEKAGIFMKMLSARPFDVNGVPDLYAKQFRHLPSTKPENHGYLTFIYPGVDLWDGKLMLQFADETSVIHTASGKTFRASGSAQLYSRLARIVLADGRLTVLLATLWILVMHFADFRSVPLALASVIPLTVGLAMMLGFMSLFDLRLNFMNVIILPILLGFGVSHGLYLLHRFLEGTSPVVALRSVGAAVASSTLTAVAGFGALLAASHNGLRSMGLVACIGLITTLVVSFTVLAAVMQLLHDRRVRKGGGQSNGTALPGAPNGENRAA; encoded by the coding sequence ATGAGTGCCTCGCCCCACCCTCCCAACCGCTTCGCCCTTGCCTACGCGGGACTGATGGTCCGCCGCCCCGGCACGGTGCTGCTCGTCATCCTCGCGCTGCTCGCGGCCTCCGTGTGGGGCACGCTGAAGCTGACCATCAACTCCAACCAGCTCGATCTCATCTCCCAAGAGCTGGACGAGGTGAAGGACGTCAAGCGCATCATCGACATGGTGGGCGGCAGCGGCCACTTCATGCTCGCGCTGCGCTCCTCGGACGAGGCCACGCTCAAGCGCGTCTCGGATGACCTGGCGGCGATGATTCTCGCGGACAAGGAGCACGTCCGCTCCGTCAGCCACAAGCTGCCCGTCGAGTTCGCCCAGCAGAACATGGTCCTCTTCGTGAAGACGGAGGACCTGGCCGAGGGCAAGAAGCGCATCATGGCCTACCTGAAGGACCAGCTGCGCCGCAACAACCCGTTCTTCATCGAGCTGAAGAAGACCGAGCCGGTGAAGCTGGACCTGCAGGACCTGGTCGACAAGTACTCCAGCGTCGGCAAGCGCAGCATCCGCGACGACTACAACATCTCGCCCGATCGCAAGATGATCATGATGCTCGTCAAGCCGATGTGGGACACCAACGAGATCGGCCGGACGAAGGACTACGTCGACAAGCTGAACCGGGACCTGGCGCAGTACTCGGCCTCCAACGCCGCGGGCGTGAAGCTGGTGGAGGACTACGACTTGATGGGCGACGCGAAGACGGTCGCCTACGGCTACACGGGCTCCTACAAGACGTCGCTGGATGACTCGTACGCCATCGACGAGTCGCTGACGCCCGTGGCGTTCATCGCCTTCGTCTCCATCCTGCTCATCACCATCGTGTTCTTCCGCAAGTGGGCGCCCACGCTCATCGTGGTGAGCGGCATGGTGATTGGCACCCTCATCACCCTGGGCTTCACCTACGCGACGGTGGGCGAGCTCAACATGATCACCAGCATCCTGGGTGGCATCCTGATGGGGTTCGGCATCGACTACGGCATCCACTTCGTGTTCCGCACGCGGCTGGAGCTGGGCGCGGGCAAGCCGTACGACGTGGCCATCCGGGACGCCATCATCAACGCGGGCCGGCCCGCGCTGGTCTCCGCGGTGGTGACCTCCGGCTCCTTCTTCGTGCTGATGGTGAGCGAGTTCCGGGGCTTCAGCCAGTTCGGCTTCCTGGCCGGCTGCGGCACGCTCATCCTGGGCTTCACCCTGTTCGCGTGGAGCCCGGCGCTGCTGTCGCTCGCGGGCCGGCTCAACCCCGCCCTGCCCGCGAAGCTCATCGGCACCATGAAGCCCCCGGCCACCAGCAGCGCCACGGGCAAGGAGATCCGCCTGCCGCGCCCCGGGCTGATGCTGGGCATCAGCACCGTCATCGTCGCGCTGGTGTGCGCCGCCGCCGTGCCCTGGAACCCGGCGGAGCCGCCCCAGGGCAAGGAGCTGGGCTTCTTCGAGCGCCTGCAGTACGGCGTGCGCTTCAACTACAACACGCGCGCGCTCATGCCCGCGGGGCAGCCCTCCGTGCGCCTCCAGGATGAGATCAACGAGCGGTTCCAGATCTCCAGCGATCCCATCGCCGTCTACACGAAGACGCGCGAGGAGGCGAAGGAGGTCTACGACGAGCTGACGCAGAACCGCCAGAAGTACCCGACGATCGACCAGGTGGTGAGCGTCTACACCTTCGTCCCGCCGCCGGACATCGCCCAGGCCAACGCGAAGATTCTCGAGGAGTGGCAGGAGGAGCTGAAGGAGATCGACGTGGAGTCGCTGCCGCCCGAGATGCAGGAGAAGGCCGGCATCTTCATGAAGATGCTGTCGGCGCGGCCCTTCGACGTGAACGGCGTGCCGGACCTCTACGCCAAGCAGTTCCGCCACCTGCCCAGCACGAAGCCGGAGAACCACGGCTACCTGACGTTCATCTACCCGGGCGTGGACCTGTGGGACGGCAAGCTCATGCTCCAGTTCGCCGACGAGACGAGCGTCATCCACACCGCCTCGGGCAAGACGTTCCGCGCCTCGGGCTCCGCGCAGCTCTACTCGCGCCTGGCGCGCATCGTGCTGGCGGACGGGCGGCTCACGGTGCTCCTGGCCACGCTGTGGATCCTCGTCATGCACTTCGCGGACTTCCGCAGCGTGCCGCTGGCGCTCGCCTCGGTCATCCCGCTCACGGTGGGCCTGGCCATGATGCTGGGGTTCATGTCGCTGTTCGACCTGCGGCTGAACTTCATGAACGTCATCATCCTGCCCATCCTCCTGGGCTTCGGGGTGAGCCACGGCCTGTACCTGCTGCACCGCTTCTTGGAAGGCACCTCCCCGGTGGTAGCGCTGCGCAGCGTGGGGGCCGCGGTGGCCTCCTCCACGCTGACGGCGGTGGCGGGCTTCGGCGCCCTCCTCGCGGCGAGCCACAACGGCCTGCGCTCCATGGGCCTGGTGGCGTGCATTGGCCTCATCACCACGCTGGTGGTGTCCTTCACGGTGCTCGCCGCGGTGATGCAGCTCCTGCACGACCGGCGCGTGCGCAAGGGCGGCGGCCAGTCCAACGGGACTGCCCTGCCGGGCGCGCCCAACGGCGAGAACCGGGCAGCCTGA
- a CDS encoding MXAN_6521/LA_1396 family lipoprotein, which yields MTTKHIALTLGLALLTGCSAVKKSTIRPDYAQVDQQRVKRLVVVTQPLPDGQQAVGELWSLIARQYVNQNRDFLVKENVATPDPLDDAGVQALCVEGIEGVLWLHPQVKRTKDGAEAAVHARLVRCGDGEDVWSAEAGGSWSSRDDKFRERTDQYVSQLGPTVEPYVVPSYKLLMATLSTLPNPKLTEQDIDEKIELGE from the coding sequence ATGACGACGAAGCACATCGCGCTCACGCTGGGCCTGGCCCTGCTCACGGGCTGCTCCGCGGTGAAGAAGAGCACCATCCGCCCCGACTACGCGCAGGTGGATCAGCAGCGCGTGAAGCGGCTGGTGGTGGTGACGCAGCCGCTGCCGGATGGCCAGCAGGCGGTGGGCGAGCTGTGGAGCCTCATCGCCCGCCAGTACGTCAACCAGAACCGCGACTTCCTGGTGAAGGAGAACGTCGCCACGCCGGACCCGCTGGACGACGCGGGCGTGCAGGCCCTGTGCGTCGAGGGCATCGAGGGCGTGCTCTGGCTGCACCCGCAGGTGAAGCGCACGAAGGACGGGGCGGAGGCCGCGGTCCACGCGCGGCTCGTGCGCTGCGGGGACGGGGAGGATGTCTGGAGCGCCGAGGCCGGCGGCAGCTGGAGCTCCCGCGACGACAAGTTCCGCGAGCGCACCGACCAGTACGTCTCGCAGCTCGGGCCCACCGTGGAGCCCTATGTCGTGCCCTCGTACAAGCTGCTCATGGCCACGCTCTCCACGCTGCCCAACCCGAAGCTCACCGAGCAGGACATCGACGAGAAGATCGAACTGGGAGAGTAG
- a CDS encoding ATP-binding cassette domain-containing protein: protein MIEAKDLSKSYPTTTAVQGVSLHVGPGEVVGVVGPHGAGKTTLLRMLAGLLAPSAGEAIVAGVSTAAQPFRIKSRVGFVSGDQPLPPHPTPRELLIQQGQLQGLSKDVMERRLEDLINTFEMERFAALPCATLTAEQRQRTNLACAFMKDPAVLILDEPTHSLDMLSSRFLHITIRAAREAGLSVLLSSSALGDAESLCDRVVLLHRGRVLDQGTIPEVCGHVGVRSLSDAFLWHLPQLSA from the coding sequence ATGATCGAGGCCAAGGATCTGTCCAAGAGCTATCCGACGACCACCGCGGTGCAGGGCGTGAGCCTTCACGTCGGCCCGGGCGAGGTGGTGGGTGTGGTGGGCCCCCATGGGGCCGGGAAGACCACGCTCCTGCGCATGCTGGCGGGACTGCTGGCGCCCTCGGCGGGAGAGGCCATCGTGGCAGGCGTGAGCACCGCGGCGCAGCCCTTCCGCATCAAGAGCCGGGTGGGCTTCGTGTCCGGGGACCAGCCCCTGCCGCCCCACCCCACGCCGCGCGAGCTGCTCATCCAGCAGGGCCAGTTGCAGGGCCTGAGCAAGGACGTGATGGAGCGGCGCCTGGAAGACCTCATCAACACCTTCGAGATGGAGCGTTTCGCGGCGCTGCCGTGCGCGACGCTGACGGCCGAGCAGCGGCAGCGCACCAACCTGGCCTGCGCCTTCATGAAGGACCCGGCGGTGCTCATCCTGGACGAGCCCACGCACTCGCTGGACATGCTCAGCTCGCGCTTCCTGCACATCACCATCCGCGCGGCGCGGGAGGCGGGCCTGTCCGTGCTGCTGTCCTCGAGCGCGCTGGGGGATGCCGAGTCCCTGTGTGACCGGGTGGTGCTGCTGCACCGCGGCCGGGTGCTGGACCAGGGGACCATTCCCGAGGTGTGCGGCCACGTCGGGGTGCGCTCGCTGTCGGACGCCTTCCTCTGGCACCTGCCCCAACTGTCCGCCTGA